A stretch of DNA from Deltaproteobacteria bacterium:
GGCGTCGATCTCTCCCTTGACCCGCATCGCTCCCAATTCGGCGGCAATCTCCGCCCCCGTCTGGGAGGCAACCATGATCGCCGTCATCACCGGAGCAATCTCCCGGAACAGTGTTACGGAGAGCAGGCTGCTTGTCATCGTCGTAGCACCGAAGATTGCAAAGACCTTGAGACTCTCCATGGCCATCACGGCACCCATGGGAGCAAGGACAAAGAGGATCGGGACCATGCAATGAACGCACATCCGTTCCATCTGTTCCAACAGGTTTCGGAAATAGAATTTCGGAGAGAAGACCGCAAACAGGACGTCCAGAAAAAATCGGGCGATCCTCCCCAGAGCTGGAACCACGGGGAAGTAGCGGGTAATCATCTCGGCAGCCCATTCCATGACGGTTCATCACCCCTTTAACCTGAGAACTTTCGCTTCGGAAGATCTTGACAGCTCTTTCAGCGATCTTTAGAACCGGGCCTATCATAGTATGAAAACCGTTGATTTGTCAACAAAAGGGGGAGCGAAGGAGGCTCTTTGCACACCGGTCGAGAATATGATTTCATTGACAAGGCAGCACGGACATAGTATGAAAGAAAAGTCGTCACCTCCATCACACTTTACGAAAGAGTCACCATGAACCCCCGCCTCCGGAAATGTATGGGGATACTTATTTTGACCGTAGCCTGCGGCGGAGAAAAAAGCAAGACCTGCACGACACCGGAGGAAAAGGTCAAAACCTCCCAGGGGGAACCAACATTCAGATTATGAAAGCAGGAAAATAATTATGCCCTCATCCCCAAAAAGACCCTTACTGCTCTTAATCCAGCCCGCACAGGAAAGTGACCGGCTCGGGACAAAACGGAGGCGTACGACCGGCTTTCCGAAGGTCACCCTTCCTCTGCTTGCCGCCTATGCGGAGGAACGCTTCGATGTCCGTATCGTGGATGAAAGTGTGGACGACATCGACTTCCGTATGAAGCCCGACCTGGTTGCAGTAACGGTCCTGACCCTGACGTCTAAACGGGCCTATGAAATCGCTGATGCCTTCCGGAAAGAGGGAGTCAAAGTTGTCCTCGGGGGTCCCCATGTCTATTTCTTCCCGGAAGAAGCGGCAAAGCATGCGGATGCGCTTGTCCTGCGGGAGGCCGAAACGGCCTGGCCGCCACTCCTGAAGGATTTCTTAAACGGCGACATGAAGGCCCGATACGAAGGGGAGCACCTGCACGATATGAAAGGGCTTCCCCGTCCCCGGCTTGAGTTGCTCAGACGCAATGCCTACCACACTGTGAACGTGATCGAAACGGGAAGAGGATGTCCGCACCGATGTACATATTGCAGTGTAACACTCTACTGGGGACATACATTCAGATTGCGACCGATTGAAGAGGTCATCGAGGAGATACGTTCCATGCCTCCGGGGGAAATCGCTTTTATCGATGACAATATCATCGGCTCACCCAGGCGTGCCAAAGAACTTTTTCGAGCCATTACCCCGCTGAAACGGACCTGGGCCAGCCAGGCGGACCTCAAGATCGCAAGGGATCCCGAACTCCTCCGGCTCTGCGCCGAAAGTGGATGCCGCTGGTTGTTCATGGGTCTTGAGAGCGTCAATTCAGAAAACATCGCCGACGTGGGAAAATCCCGAACGAATCCCGTGGAAGAGTACGCAGCGTCCATTGCCACGATTCATCAGGCGGGGATCAAAGTCTTGGGCTCCTTCATCTTCGGCCTCGACCATGACACAAGTGACGTGTTTGATAACACCGTCGATTTCTGTATCCGCAACGGACTGGCTGC
This window harbors:
- a CDS encoding B12-binding domain-containing radical SAM protein; this translates as MPSSPKRPLLLLIQPAQESDRLGTKRRRTTGFPKVTLPLLAAYAEERFDVRIVDESVDDIDFRMKPDLVAVTVLTLTSKRAYEIADAFRKEGVKVVLGGPHVYFFPEEAAKHADALVLREAETAWPPLLKDFLNGDMKARYEGEHLHDMKGLPRPRLELLRRNAYHTVNVIETGRGCPHRCTYCSVTLYWGHTFRLRPIEEVIEEIRSMPPGEIAFIDDNIIGSPRRAKELFRAITPLKRTWASQADLKIARDPELLRLCAESGCRWLFMGLESVNSENIADVGKSRTNPVEEYAASIATIHQAGIKVLGSFIFGLDHDTSDVFDNTVDFCIRNGLAAANFYIFTPMPFTKLFDEMKDDGRILHEDWSRYDANHVVFKPKNMTPEELMEGYLGAYRSFYGTSSILRRTLQHLPRRPLQVLAYNLARKFHYKRFREVCEW